From Luteococcus japonicus, one genomic window encodes:
- a CDS encoding IS481 family transposase: MAHSKARLNVNGRRLLVQRVHEQGWKVAHAAKAMGISRQCAHHWLKRYDQHGEPGLHDRSSRPRTMPRRTNHQVEVRVLAHRALHRQGPTHTSAATGVPARTVSAIWKRHHMPPLAHLDPITAAVIRGSQATTRRYEREHPGELIHLDVKKIGKIPHGGGWRSRGRAATSAERNKRAKIGYDYVHAAVDDHTRLAYIEIHDDEKGPTCAGFLTRAAAFFADHGITRIERVITDNAFAYRNSSDFIAAVEALDAKQKFIKPHCPWQNGKVERLNRTLATEWAYRQPFTSNQARRDALADWLTFYNTERGHSALGGKAPITRVS, from the coding sequence ATGGCCCACTCTAAAGCCCGTCTGAACGTCAACGGTCGGCGTCTGCTGGTCCAGCGCGTCCACGAGCAAGGCTGGAAGGTCGCCCACGCCGCCAAGGCGATGGGAATCTCACGCCAGTGCGCACACCACTGGCTCAAGCGCTACGACCAGCACGGCGAACCAGGTCTGCATGACCGCTCCAGCCGACCCCGAACCATGCCCCGGCGCACCAACCACCAGGTCGAGGTCCGGGTCCTGGCGCACCGCGCGCTGCACCGGCAGGGCCCAACCCACACCAGCGCCGCGACCGGTGTTCCCGCGCGCACCGTCTCGGCGATCTGGAAGCGTCATCACATGCCCCCGTTGGCCCACCTCGATCCGATCACCGCAGCAGTGATCCGCGGCAGCCAGGCCACCACCCGCCGCTACGAACGCGAACACCCCGGTGAGTTGATCCACCTCGATGTCAAGAAGATCGGCAAGATCCCCCACGGTGGAGGCTGGCGAAGCCGCGGACGGGCCGCGACCAGCGCCGAGAGGAACAAGCGGGCAAAGATCGGCTACGACTACGTCCACGCAGCGGTCGACGACCACACCCGGCTGGCCTACATCGAGATCCACGACGACGAGAAGGGACCCACCTGCGCTGGTTTCCTCACCCGCGCCGCGGCCTTCTTCGCAGACCACGGCATCACCCGTATCGAGCGGGTGATCACCGACAATGCCTTCGCCTACCGCAACAGCAGCGACTTCATCGCCGCGGTCGAAGCCCTCGACGCGAAACAGAAGTTCATCAAGCCCCACTGCCCCTGGCAAAACGGCAAGGTCGAGCGCCTCAACCGGACCCTGGCAACCGAATGGGCCTACCGACAGCCCTTCACCAGCAACCAAGCACGCCGCGACGCCCTTGCCGACTGGCTCACGTTCTACAACACTGAACGAGGCCACAGCGCCCTCGGCGGGAAAGCTCCCATCACCCGAGTGTCATGA
- a CDS encoding class I SAM-dependent methyltransferase, with amino-acid sequence MTDTTAPNEPVEPGTWEKVVEANPQHAQNYAERFRRMEAEGADLLGEARFVDAMVQRNARILDAGCGPGRHAGYLSARGHDVVGVDLDETLIEIAKVEHPGPVYFAQDLTLLDLAGHGVEAGFDAILCAGNAIAFPAASSRRRILTNLAKALAPEGRAVFGFGQGRGYEFNDFITDAQASGLVLELGLSTWDLKPFREDSNFLVAIFSRA; translated from the coding sequence GTGACCGACACCACTGCACCCAACGAACCCGTCGAGCCCGGCACCTGGGAGAAGGTCGTCGAGGCCAATCCCCAGCACGCCCAGAACTACGCCGAGCGCTTCCGGCGGATGGAGGCCGAGGGCGCCGACCTGCTCGGTGAGGCCCGCTTCGTCGACGCAATGGTGCAGCGCAATGCACGCATCCTTGACGCCGGCTGCGGCCCCGGCCGGCACGCCGGCTACCTGTCCGCTCGTGGCCACGACGTGGTGGGAGTTGATCTTGACGAGACCTTGATCGAGATCGCCAAGGTCGAGCACCCAGGACCGGTCTACTTCGCCCAGGACCTGACACTGCTTGATCTTGCCGGCCACGGCGTCGAGGCCGGATTCGACGCCATCCTGTGCGCCGGAAATGCGATCGCCTTCCCCGCAGCCTCCAGCCGCCGACGGATCCTGACGAACCTGGCCAAGGCACTGGCCCCCGAAGGACGGGCGGTCTTCGGCTTCGGCCAGGGCCGGGGCTACGAGTTCAACGACTTCATCACCGACGCCCAGGCCAGCGGTCTGGTGCTCGAGCTCGGCCTGTCCACCTGGGACCTCAAGCCCTTCCGCGAGGACTCCAACTTCCTGGTGGCCATCTTCTCCCGCGCCTAG
- a CDS encoding FAD-dependent oxidoreductase, producing MKLVVVGGVAAGMSLAARVRRLDEDAEILVLERGHHVSFANCGLPYHVGEVIKDRDRLVLQTPQSLAQSLNLDVRLRHEVIDVDAGSRNVTVRDLDSGREFIEHYDELALCVGASAIIPPIPGVDLPGIHVLRSLSDMDQIKQRADKALTSPHGLRALVVGAGFIGLEAAENLRERGSDVHVVEMAPQILPPVDREIAADAERTMRSHGIKLHLGTAATAFDADGPAITATLDDGSRITADLVVLAIGVRPLTELAVAAGVELGARGGVKVDNHQRTTIEHIWAAGDVVESPHTVLPGHHLVPLAGPANRQGRVAAENICGRETSYDSTQGTSVVKLFTMTVAATGANSRQLQAAGIDFSMVHVHPTGHAGYYPGTSPMHLKVLFSPDDGRLLGAQCAGFDGVEKRIDVIATALRMGGSVFDLEKLELSYAPPYGSAKDPVNMAGFLASNTILGDARLWYPGDSLEGCRVIDVREPTEFDVWHLDGSENVPLGTLREALTDWDREQPVRLLCAVGFRSYLAHRILVQRGFTDIAFLSGGSATYRAWTGDQPDVVDLSAIISQEPLIAPFTAAPTETQTVDLDCTGLACPGPIMRLSETMKGLRPGDEIVATVSDMGFAADGPAWARRNGHELVSLEQSGAGVRAVFRHSGAVVAQAAAASAAPAPSAKAKNSFVVFSGDMDKMIAAFIIANGALALGNDVSMFFTFWGLNALRDPKAPKRDMKPMDKMFKAMMPSGADALTLSQMNMGGAGTAMIKNVMKQHNVPSVPELIQSAIDGGARLIACTMTMDLLGIDKADLMPGVDFGGVATFLDEAGDSQTTLFI from the coding sequence ATGAAACTGGTCGTCGTCGGTGGCGTCGCCGCCGGAATGTCCCTGGCCGCCCGAGTCCGCAGGCTCGACGAGGATGCCGAGATCCTCGTCCTGGAACGTGGACACCACGTCTCCTTCGCCAACTGTGGCCTGCCCTACCACGTCGGCGAGGTGATCAAGGACCGGGACCGGCTGGTGCTGCAGACCCCCCAGAGCCTGGCGCAGAGCCTCAACCTCGACGTGCGGCTGCGCCACGAAGTGATCGACGTGGATGCCGGCTCCCGCAATGTCACCGTGCGTGACCTGGACTCCGGCCGCGAATTCATCGAGCACTACGACGAACTGGCACTGTGCGTGGGGGCCAGCGCCATCATCCCGCCGATCCCCGGGGTGGACCTGCCCGGCATTCACGTACTGCGCAGCCTCAGCGACATGGACCAGATCAAGCAGCGCGCCGACAAGGCCCTGACCTCCCCCCACGGGTTGCGGGCCCTGGTCGTGGGAGCCGGCTTCATCGGACTTGAGGCCGCGGAGAACCTGCGCGAGCGCGGATCCGACGTGCACGTGGTGGAGATGGCACCGCAGATCCTGCCGCCCGTCGACCGCGAGATCGCCGCCGACGCCGAGCGCACCATGCGCAGCCACGGCATCAAGCTCCACCTGGGCACAGCCGCCACCGCCTTCGATGCCGACGGGCCCGCCATCACCGCCACCCTGGACGACGGCAGCCGGATCACCGCGGACCTCGTGGTGCTGGCCATCGGGGTACGCCCGCTGACCGAGCTGGCCGTTGCGGCCGGCGTCGAGCTCGGGGCACGCGGTGGCGTGAAGGTCGACAACCATCAGCGCACCACCATCGAGCACATCTGGGCCGCCGGGGACGTGGTGGAGAGCCCACACACCGTGCTGCCCGGACACCACCTGGTGCCGCTGGCCGGCCCCGCCAACCGACAGGGACGCGTCGCCGCCGAGAACATCTGCGGACGCGAGACCAGCTATGACTCCACACAGGGAACCTCTGTGGTCAAGCTCTTCACCATGACCGTGGCGGCCACCGGCGCCAACAGCCGCCAGCTGCAAGCGGCGGGGATCGACTTCTCGATGGTGCACGTCCACCCCACCGGCCACGCCGGCTACTACCCCGGCACCTCCCCGATGCACCTCAAGGTCCTCTTCTCCCCGGATGACGGACGGCTGCTGGGCGCCCAGTGCGCCGGCTTCGACGGCGTCGAGAAGCGCATCGACGTGATCGCCACCGCACTGCGCATGGGTGGAAGCGTCTTCGACCTGGAGAAGCTGGAACTGTCCTATGCCCCGCCCTACGGTTCCGCCAAGGACCCGGTGAACATGGCCGGATTCCTGGCCAGTAACACGATCCTGGGCGACGCGCGGCTCTGGTACCCCGGCGATTCGCTGGAGGGCTGCCGCGTCATCGACGTGCGCGAACCCACCGAGTTCGACGTCTGGCACCTCGACGGCTCCGAGAACGTCCCGCTCGGCACGCTGCGTGAGGCGCTGACCGACTGGGACCGCGAGCAGCCCGTCCGGCTGCTGTGCGCCGTCGGCTTCCGCAGCTACCTGGCACACCGGATCCTGGTGCAACGCGGCTTCACCGACATCGCCTTCCTGTCCGGCGGTTCGGCCACCTACCGCGCGTGGACCGGAGACCAGCCGGACGTGGTGGACCTCAGCGCCATCATCTCCCAGGAGCCCCTCATCGCCCCCTTCACCGCTGCCCCGACCGAGACCCAGACCGTCGACCTCGACTGCACCGGTCTGGCCTGCCCCGGCCCGATCATGCGGCTGTCGGAGACCATGAAGGGCCTGCGCCCCGGCGACGAGATCGTCGCCACCGTCTCCGACATGGGCTTCGCCGCGGACGGACCGGCCTGGGCCCGGCGCAATGGCCACGAGCTGGTCAGCCTCGAGCAGTCCGGCGCGGGGGTGAGGGCGGTCTTCCGGCACTCGGGTGCTGTCGTCGCCCAGGCAGCCGCAGCCAGCGCCGCCCCTGCCCCCAGCGCGAAGGCCAAGAACTCCTTCGTCGTCTTCTCGGGAGACATGGACAAGATGATCGCGGCCTTCATCATCGCCAATGGGGCGCTGGCGCTGGGCAATGACGTCAGCATGTTCTTCACCTTCTGGGGTCTCAACGCGTTGCGCGACCCGAAGGCACCCAAGCGGGACATGAAGCCGATGGACAAGATGTTCAAGGCGATGATGCCCTCTGGCGCCGACGCCCTGACCCTGTCCCAGATGAACATGGGTGGCGCCGGAACGGCCATGATCAAGAACGTCATGAAGCAGCACAATGTGCCCAGCGTGCCGGAGCTGATCCAGTCGGCCATCGACGGCGGTGCCCGGCTGATCGCCTGCACCATGACGATGGACCTGCTGGGCATCGACAAGGCAGACCTGATGCCGGGCGTGGACTTCGGCGGCGTGGCCACCTTCCTCGACGAGGCGGGTGACTCCCAGACCACGCTGTTCATCTGA
- a CDS encoding rhodanese-like domain-containing protein, with product MSDELPTIGRDELSDDAVILDVRADDQWSAGHAPGAVHIPFERLQARLIDLPTTPGPLPVTCGGGTKAGRAVAILRENGVDAVEIKGGMRGWKADGRPLVS from the coding sequence ATGAGCGATGAGTTGCCGACGATCGGCCGCGACGAGCTGTCCGACGATGCCGTCATCCTGGACGTCCGTGCGGATGACCAGTGGTCCGCGGGTCATGCTCCGGGGGCGGTGCACATTCCCTTCGAACGGCTGCAGGCCCGACTGATCGACCTGCCGACGACACCGGGGCCGCTGCCGGTCACCTGTGGAGGGGGAACCAAGGCCGGCCGCGCGGTCGCGATCCTGCGCGAGAACGGCGTCGATGCCGTCGAGATCAAGGGCGGGATGCGCGGATGGAAGGCCGACGGGCGCCCGCTGGTCTCCTGA
- the manA gene encoding mannose-6-phosphate isomerase, class I, which translates to MSGAIQNYAWGSTTDIPRILGVEQTDQPQAEYWLGAHASAPSVVDGESLVVRLEREPGIIGGASIERFGNQLPYLLKVLAANRPLSLQAHPSREQAEAGFARENAAGIPLDDPKRTYKDSWPKPELMLALTPFDALCGFRDPKQTAELFEALEIPALDQMVAPLRLREGSAGLAEVFLDALGQSDERRDLVNQTVATCVPHADAEGPVGDFCRTAVMLDEYYPGDPSILAALMMNRFTMQPGEGVFLPAGNLHAYLKGAGIEIMANSDNVLRGGLTPKHIDVDELVRVVDFDAAPVELVRGVEIAPGLLRFPTPAPEFALWQVSPGDGVEVELPSTQSGRILLVIEGTVRDTEGTELTKGQSAFLVAGEQVTLSGDGIAFLAAPGV; encoded by the coding sequence ATGTCGGGAGCCATCCAGAACTACGCGTGGGGGTCAACCACCGACATCCCTCGCATCCTGGGGGTCGAGCAGACCGACCAGCCACAGGCCGAGTACTGGCTGGGAGCGCATGCCAGCGCCCCCTCCGTCGTAGACGGCGAGAGCCTCGTTGTGCGCCTCGAACGCGAACCCGGCATCATCGGCGGAGCGAGCATCGAGCGCTTCGGCAACCAGCTGCCCTACCTGTTGAAGGTGCTGGCAGCCAACCGGCCGCTATCACTGCAGGCCCATCCGTCACGGGAGCAGGCCGAGGCCGGATTCGCACGCGAGAATGCCGCCGGGATCCCCCTCGACGATCCCAAGCGCACCTACAAGGACTCCTGGCCCAAGCCCGAGCTGATGCTCGCCCTGACTCCCTTCGACGCCCTGTGCGGCTTCCGCGACCCGAAGCAGACCGCCGAGCTCTTCGAGGCCTTGGAGATCCCGGCACTGGACCAGATGGTTGCCCCACTGCGCCTGCGCGAGGGCTCGGCCGGTCTGGCGGAGGTCTTCCTGGACGCCCTGGGCCAGAGTGATGAACGTCGTGACCTGGTCAACCAGACCGTCGCCACCTGCGTCCCCCATGCCGACGCGGAGGGCCCCGTCGGCGACTTCTGCCGTACCGCCGTGATGCTCGACGAGTACTACCCGGGCGACCCTTCCATCCTGGCCGCCCTGATGATGAACCGCTTCACCATGCAGCCGGGCGAGGGCGTCTTCCTGCCCGCCGGGAACCTGCACGCCTACCTCAAGGGCGCTGGCATCGAGATCATGGCCAATTCGGACAATGTGCTGCGCGGCGGCCTGACCCCCAAGCACATCGACGTCGACGAGCTGGTGCGCGTCGTGGACTTCGATGCCGCCCCCGTCGAGCTGGTGCGGGGTGTGGAAATTGCTCCCGGCCTGCTGCGCTTCCCCACCCCGGCGCCGGAATTCGCGCTGTGGCAGGTGAGTCCCGGTGACGGCGTCGAGGTCGAGCTGCCCTCCACCCAGAGCGGCCGCATCCTGCTGGTGATCGAGGGCACCGTGCGCGACACGGAGGGAACGGAGCTGACCAAGGGCCAGTCCGCTTTCCTCGTCGCAGGGGAGCAGGTCACCCTGTCCGGCGACGGGATTGCCTTCCTGGCTGCCCCGGGCGTGTGA
- a CDS encoding DUF3263 domain-containing protein translates to MSDATQPLRPLDLDERSLEILDFERGWKGSRAAREQEIRERFGMSTPRYHQVLNQLLDDPAALAHDPLLVKRLRRLRERRQEARSATRLPR, encoded by the coding sequence ATGTCCGATGCCACACAACCACTGCGCCCGCTGGACCTCGACGAGCGGAGTCTTGAGATCCTCGACTTCGAGCGTGGCTGGAAGGGATCCCGCGCAGCGAGGGAGCAGGAGATTCGTGAGCGCTTCGGGATGTCCACCCCGCGGTACCACCAGGTCCTGAACCAGCTCCTGGACGATCCCGCGGCACTCGCCCACGATCCGCTGTTGGTGAAGCGTCTCCGGCGTCTGCGGGAGCGTCGCCAAGAGGCCCGATCCGCCACGCGGCTGCCGCGTTGA
- a CDS encoding CsbD family protein: MGIADKFENAKDQVVGKVKEAAGDATNDEKLQTEGAAQKFDGQVGEKVEQGKDKLNDVVDDLKN, from the coding sequence ATGGGTATCGCAGACAAGTTCGAGAACGCCAAGGACCAGGTCGTCGGCAAGGTGAAGGAAGCCGCTGGCGACGCCACCAACGACGAGAAGCTCCAGACCGAGGGCGCTGCCCAGAAGTTCGACGGTCAGGTTGGCGAGAAGGTTGAGCAGGGCAAGGACAAGCTCAATGACGTCGTCGACGACCTCAAGAACTGA
- the groL gene encoding chaperonin GroEL (60 kDa chaperone family; promotes refolding of misfolded polypeptides especially under stressful conditions; forms two stacked rings of heptamers to form a barrel-shaped 14mer; ends can be capped by GroES; misfolded proteins enter the barrel where they are refolded when GroES binds) produces MAKLIEFNIEARRGLERGMNTLADAVKVTLGPKGRNVVLEKKWGAPTITNDGVSIAKEIELEDPFEKIGAELVKEVAKKTDDVAGDGTTTATVLAQAMVREGLRNVTAGANPMSLKKGIEAAVKAISEELGTMAIDIETKEQIAATASISAADPIVGEIIAEAMDKVGKEGVITVEESNTFGLDLELTEGMRFDKGYISPYFVTDTEAMVAELENPYILLVDGKVSSLKELLPVLEKVMQSSRPLLVIAEDTDGEALAGLIVNKIRGTFKSVAVKAPGFGDRRKAMLADIAILTGGTVISQEVGLSLETATLELLGQARSVRITKDETIIVDGAGDADQIAGRVSQIRKEIENSDSDYDREKLQERLAKLAGGVAVIKVGAATEVELKERKHRIEDAVRNAKAAVEEGIVPGGGVALIQAAKNVDLSALEGDEATGAQIVLQAAQAPLRQIALNAGLEGGVIAEKVANLPVGEGLNAATGEYVKMVESGIIDPAKVTRSALQNASSIAALFLTTEAVIADKPEKAPAMPGGADGGMGGMDF; encoded by the coding sequence ATGGCAAAGCTGATTGAGTTCAACATCGAGGCCCGCCGCGGGCTCGAGCGGGGCATGAACACCCTCGCCGACGCGGTCAAGGTCACCCTCGGCCCGAAGGGCCGTAATGTCGTCCTGGAGAAGAAGTGGGGCGCCCCCACCATCACCAACGACGGTGTCTCCATCGCCAAGGAGATCGAGCTCGAGGATCCCTTCGAGAAGATCGGCGCGGAGCTCGTCAAGGAGGTCGCCAAGAAGACCGACGACGTCGCTGGCGACGGCACCACCACCGCCACCGTGCTGGCCCAGGCGATGGTCCGTGAGGGCCTGCGCAATGTCACTGCCGGTGCCAACCCGATGAGCCTGAAGAAGGGCATCGAGGCAGCCGTCAAGGCCATCAGCGAAGAGCTCGGCACGATGGCCATCGACATCGAGACCAAGGAGCAGATCGCCGCCACCGCATCGATCTCCGCCGCTGATCCGATCGTCGGCGAGATCATCGCCGAGGCGATGGACAAGGTCGGCAAGGAAGGTGTCATCACCGTCGAGGAGTCGAACACCTTCGGGCTCGACCTCGAGCTGACCGAGGGCATGCGCTTCGACAAGGGCTACATCAGCCCCTACTTCGTCACCGACACCGAGGCGATGGTTGCGGAGCTGGAGAATCCCTACATCCTCCTGGTCGACGGAAAGGTCTCCTCGCTGAAGGAGCTGCTGCCGGTCCTGGAGAAGGTCATGCAGTCCAGCCGTCCGCTGCTGGTCATCGCCGAGGACACCGACGGCGAGGCCCTCGCCGGCCTGATCGTCAACAAGATCCGCGGCACCTTCAAGTCCGTGGCCGTCAAGGCCCCCGGCTTCGGTGACCGCCGCAAGGCCATGCTGGCCGACATCGCCATCCTCACCGGTGGCACCGTCATCAGCCAGGAGGTCGGCCTCTCGCTGGAGACCGCCACCCTGGAGCTGCTGGGCCAGGCGCGCAGCGTCCGCATCACCAAGGACGAGACCATCATCGTCGACGGTGCCGGCGATGCCGACCAGATCGCCGGTCGCGTCTCGCAGATCCGCAAGGAGATCGAGAACTCGGACTCCGACTACGACCGCGAGAAGCTGCAGGAGCGCCTCGCCAAGCTGGCCGGCGGCGTTGCCGTCATCAAGGTCGGCGCGGCCACCGAGGTGGAGCTCAAGGAGCGCAAGCACCGCATCGAGGACGCCGTCCGCAATGCCAAGGCTGCGGTCGAGGAGGGCATCGTCCCCGGCGGTGGCGTGGCGCTGATCCAGGCCGCCAAGAATGTGGACCTCTCCGCCCTCGAGGGCGACGAGGCCACCGGCGCCCAGATCGTGCTGCAGGCAGCCCAGGCCCCGCTGCGCCAGATCGCCCTCAATGCAGGTCTGGAGGGTGGCGTCATCGCGGAGAAGGTTGCCAACCTCCCCGTCGGTGAGGGCCTGAACGCCGCCACCGGTGAGTACGTGAAGATGGTCGAGTCGGGCATCATCGACCCGGCCAAGGTGACCCGCTCTGCCCTGCAGAACGCGTCCAGCATCGCGGCCCTCTTCCTGACCACGGAGGCCGTCATCGCCGACAAGCCGGAGAAGGCTCCCGCCATGCCCGGCGGCGCCGACGGCGGCATGGGTGGCATGGACTTCTGA
- a CDS encoding copper homeostasis protein CutC produces the protein MPGLLEIICLHDADARRAEEGGADRVELLGTLDDGGMSPEPAMVEKVRTATSLAVRPMVRLRAGFGTDGGEFVRLQGLVNAYRDAGADGVVFGFLNGYDEVDAEVCAALAATADCPWTFHRAIDQVLDLDKAWRLVPRLPRVDQVLTAGSARGVEFGLDDLVARCRADAQVAALVMAGGGLHAEHVPWLARAGVRAFHIGRAARPLGQYKAYVDAPLVRTWRELIDDEVSRAA, from the coding sequence ATGCCCGGACTGTTGGAGATCATCTGCCTGCACGACGCCGACGCGCGGCGCGCCGAGGAGGGCGGTGCCGATCGCGTCGAACTGCTCGGCACGCTCGACGACGGCGGCATGTCCCCCGAACCGGCCATGGTGGAGAAGGTCCGTACGGCCACCAGCCTGGCCGTGCGGCCCATGGTGCGGTTGCGGGCTGGCTTCGGCACCGACGGAGGAGAGTTCGTCCGGCTCCAGGGCCTGGTGAATGCCTACCGCGACGCGGGGGCTGACGGTGTCGTCTTCGGCTTCCTCAACGGATACGACGAGGTCGACGCCGAGGTGTGTGCCGCCCTGGCCGCCACCGCGGACTGCCCGTGGACCTTCCATCGCGCCATCGACCAGGTGCTGGACCTGGACAAGGCATGGCGCCTGGTGCCCCGCCTTCCCCGTGTCGACCAGGTGCTCACGGCCGGGAGCGCCCGCGGGGTCGAGTTCGGCCTGGATGACCTGGTGGCTCGCTGCCGGGCCGACGCACAGGTCGCTGCACTGGTGATGGCCGGCGGCGGGCTACACGCCGAGCACGTGCCGTGGCTGGCCCGCGCCGGCGTGCGCGCCTTCCACATCGGCCGAGCGGCGCGCCCACTGGGCCAGTACAAGGCCTATGTGGACGCGCCGCTGGTGCGCACCTGGCGCGAACTCATCGACGACGAGGTCAGCCGAGCAGCCTGA